The nucleotide sequence TCGCCATAAACGCAGGAGTCTTCACCATCGTAACGCTGTTTGGTTACTATTTAGGTAGTTATGTCGATACTATTAGCCCATGGGTAGATGCAAGTCAGCATGTCGGTCAAACTGTTGCATTCTTGATCTTAGCTTATTCATCGATTTTGCATGTGTTCAATGTACGCAGCAGCCAATCGATCTTCAAAGTCAATTTAGCAACCAATAAAGCTTTGGTAGAAATGGCGTTACTGGCATTAGCTATTACAACGGCTGTTGCTTTGCTGCCATTTACGCAAGAACTATTCGGCCTAGTACACATCAGTTTGAATCACTGGTTCTTGGTAGGGATTTTGTCTATCGTACCAATCGCGGTCAATGAACTGATCAAGTTCCATCGATTACCGGAAGCAGAAGAAGAGGAATGATTAACTGTTTCTAAGTTGATTTTCTTTTTACTGGAACTATACAAAAAGGAGGTGTGACATGAATGTTGTCACACCTCCTTTTTTCTAATGGGCTGAATGTTTCTTTTACTGCCTCTCGATAAACGGTGTTCTCCTGCCAACCCCTCGGTCACAAGTCACACTCTCTTTTAAATATCTTTTGGCAATTGTTCATAAAATGCTGCTTTTGTTGCGGAAATGTATGGGCTGAGCCATAGATAACCAATACCAGCAGTTGCTAATGCTAAGATATGCCAGCCGATAAATGAAAGATCTAACCAGAAAAGTTGTCCTTTATAACCATCCATCAATTTTCGACTTGCAGTGATCGTATCCAGTACTTTAGGTGTTTGTCCTGTTTCTTGGACGATATCGTAGTAGATAAAATAGCTTTGAGAATAAGAATAGCTTTTAATGATTCCAGGAATAACTAATAGCAAACCCCATAATGTTGTAAAGATCGAGATCAGCACAGCTAAGCCGATCACTCCGCCGATAAACAAACCTTTGAATCCACGAAATGCATCTTTGAATGGTTCGATCTGATCTTTTTGTCCACGTAAAATATCAAGATAAGTCCAAGAAATACCGCTCATGAACAAAGCGCTAATGATGCTGGAAATAATTCCGCCACCGCCTCCTGAACTACCGCCTCCTGAAGTTGTCGCATCTGAGACGCTCGCTGATCCATCATATATGGTGGTGGCAAACAAGATAATAGGAATCATAATAAGAAGAATAGCAGCAATACCAATCAATGTAGGGATTAGATTTAGTAAAACAGCTTGTCCCCAACGTCCTTTTAGACTCTCTTTTGCTTGGCGTTTTAATTCTGCAGAAGATTGCATGATTTTTCCCTCCTTTTCTTTAATAACACCAATATACCATGTATCAAAAAATATTTCTGTCATAATGTTTTTCTTTTTTTTTGTTATTCATAAAAAAAGGATAAAAAAAAGAATATTAAATAAAGTAGAAGGAAGCCGAGGGAACTTGCAAAAAGCACTTGAAACGATTATGATGGTGGGAGTTGTCAAGATATTTTATATAGAAAGTAGGGAAATGAATGACGCAACCTGCCATTCGCTATCGTTTAATCAAGAAAGAAAAACATACTGGCGCGCGTTTAGGGGAATTGATCACGCCACACGGAACTTTCCCCACACCAATGTTCATGCCAGTAGGAACATTAGCTACAGTAAAAACAATGTCCCCAGAAGAGTTGAAAGAAATGGGTGCTGGCGTTATTTTAAGTAATACATATCATTTATGGCTACGCCCTGGTGAAGACTTAGTAGAAGAAGCTGGCGGACTGCATAAATTTATGAACTGGGATCAACCGATTTTAACAGATTCAGGCGGCTTTCAAGTTTTTTCATTAAGTGATATGCGGAATATCGAAGAAGAAGGCGTGCATTTCAAAAATCACTTGAACGGTTCGCGTATGTTTTTATCACCAGAAAAAGCAATCAACATCCAAAATAAATTGGGCTCTGATATCATGATGAGTTTTGACGAATGTCCACCATTCGATGAAAGTTACGACTACGTGAAAAAATCAGTAGAACGTACGTCTCGATGGGCAGAACGAGGATTGAAAGCTCATGCTAATCCAGACCGTCAAGGATTATTTGGAATCATCCAAGGAGCAGGGTTTGAAGATCTTCGTCGTCAAAGCGCGAAAGATCTAGTCGGGATGGATTTCCCTGGTTACTCAATCGGCGGGTTATCTGTCGGGGAACCTAAATCAGAAATGAATCGTGTATTAGAATTCACTACACCGTTGATCCCCGAAAACAAACCACGTTACTTGATGGGTGTCGGTGCTGCTGATTCATTGATCGATGGTGTTATCCGTGGAGTAGACATGTTTGACTGTGTCTTGCCTACTCGAATCGCTCGAAATGGCACATGTATGACTTCTCAAGGCCGTCTAGTAGTGAAAAATGCGAAATATGCCCATGATTTCCGTCCAATTGATGAGAAATGTGATTGTTATACATGTAAAAACTATACACGTGCCTATATCCGCCATTTGATCAAATGTGATGAAACATTTGGGATTCGTTTGACTTCTTACCACAATTTATACTTCTTGTTGAATCTAATGAAACAAGTACGTCAAGCAATCATGGATGATAATTTGCTTGAATTTAGAGAAGCCTTTTTTGAAGAATACGGGTTCAATAAAGAAAACGCAAAAAGCTTCTAAAGGAAAATCTTTTAAAAATTAAGTAAAAAACTAGTGTTAGCAGCATTTTTCTGCTAAAGTGTTTTTTGTAGATACAGAATTAGTGAGGTGAAAAAAATGGGAACATTACCAATGCTTGTGATGTTTATCGCGCTATTAGCAATGTGGTTTTTTATGTCACGTTCGCAAAAGAAACAACAGCAAGAACGTCAAAACTTGTTAGATAGCATGAAACCAGGTGATTCAGTCGTAACGATCGGCGGATTACATGGAGTTGTTTCAGAAATCGACAATGACAAACGGACAGTTGTTTTAGACTGCGAAGGGATCTTCCTTGAGTACGATCGTGCAGCAATCAAAACGGTCAAACCAGGGACTGTCGTAACAAATGATGCAACGACTACTGTTGAAACAACAGAAGAACCAGCTGAGACAGTTGAAGTAAAAACTGAAACAACAGAAACGCTGGAAGAGACAGAAGAGAAGGAAGAAAAATAAGTATCAAAGCTTATTTAAAGACGAGGTAGGGCAGAAAGATGTCCTACCTCATTTTTTATTCAAAAAAGAAAGAGATAAGAGCATGGGATATATTGCTCAATATTGAATAATCGGGTGTGTCATATAAATAATAATAAATAACTTTATATATTTTTCTATACAAACACCTGTAAATAAAGCAATTTTATATTTAAAAATAACTGTGAAAAAAATCACAAAAAAGTGTTTACATAGAAAAATAAATATTGTATGATATACATGTGAATGATTTAACAAATAACCATGACCCATTAGGAGGATAATGATGGCTAAAGTAATGGAAAAAGAAAAAACGAAGACAATTGACGTACAAGCAATGATTGATGATTTGGCAGAAAAAGCAAATGCAGCATTGAAAGAAATGGAAAGCTTTGATCAAGAAAAAGTAGACCATATCGTGCATGAAATGGCAATGGCAGCTTTGGATCAACATATGCCATTAGCGAAGATGGCTGTAGAGGAAACAGGCCGCGGTGTTTACGAAGATAAAGCAATCAAAAATATGTATGCGTCCGAATATATTTGGCATAATATCAAACATGATAAAACAGTTGGTGTGATCAATGAAGATGTCCAAAAAGGGTTGATTGAAATTGCTGAACCAGTCGGTGTGGTTTGCGGAGTAACTCCAACAACGAATCCGACTTCCACAACGATTTTCAAATCAATGATCGCGTTGAAAACAAGAAATCCAATCGTTTTTGCTTTCCATCCAAGTGCCCAAAAATCTTCTGCAGAAGCAGCACGAGTGGTACGTGATGCTGCTATCGCTGCCGGAGCTCCTGAAAATTGTATCCAATGGATCGAACATCCTTCGATCGAAGCGACTTCTATGCTAATGAACCATCCAGGTATCGCGATCGTCTTAGCGACAGGTGGAGCTGGAATGGTCAAGTCTGCTTACTCTACAGGAAAACCAGCTTTAGGTGTAGGTCCAGGTAACGTACCAGCTTATATTGAAAAAACAGCAAAAATTAAACGTGCAGTGAACGATTTGATCGTTTCGAAAACATTTGATAATGGAATGATTTGTGCTTCTGAACAAGCTGTGATCGTGGATAAAGAAATCTATGCAGCAGTAAAAGCAGAATTCCAAGCACACCAAGTTTATATCGTAAAACCAGATGAATTGCAAAAATTAGAAGATGCAGTGATGAACGAAGGAAAATATGCGGTCAATCCATCAATCGTTGGACATTCTGCGATGGAAATCGCAAAATTGGCAGGAATCAGTGTACCAAAAGGAACGAAAATGCTGATTGCTGAATTGGAAGGCGTAGGCCCAGATTATCCGCTATCAAGAGAAAAACTTTCTCCAGTTCTTGCCATGATCAAAGCTAACAACACGGACCATGCGTTTGATTTGTGTGAAGGTATGTTGAATCTTGGAGGGTTAGGACATACAGCAGTTATCCATTCAGAAAACGAAGAGTTGCATGTCAAATTCGGTCTTCGAATGAAAGCTTGTCGTATTTTAGTGAATACACCATCTGCAGAAGGCGGCATCGGTGATATCTATAACGAAATGATTCCGTCATTGACTTTGGGATGCGGTTCTTATGGTAAGAACTCTGTTTCTCGTAACGTCTCTGCTGTAAACTTAATCAATGTCAAAACTGTAGCGAAACGGAGAAATAACATGCAATGGTTCAAATTACCGCCAAAAATCTTCTTTGAAAAGAACTCTCTATTGTACTTAGAGAAAATGGAAAACGTTGAACGTGTCATGATCGTTTGTGACCCTGGTATGGTCCAATTCGGTTACTGCGATACAGTTCGTGAAGTATTGGCACGACGTAAAAATGATGTGAAGATCGAAGTCTTCTCAGATGTTGAACCGAACCCATCGACAAATACCGTATACGCAGGAACGAAACTGATGGCAGACTTCAAGCCAGATACAGTAATCGCTCTTGGAGGCGGTTCTGCAATGGACGCAGCTAAGGGAATGTGGATGTTCTATGAACACCCAGACACATCTTTCTTTGGTGCAAAACAAAAATTCTTGGATATCCGTAAACGGACATATAAGATCGACAAACCAGAAAAAACACAATTCGTATGTATCCCGACAACATCAGGGACTGGTTCTGAAGTAACGCCATTTGCGGTCATCACTGACAGTGAAACACATGTGAAATATCCGTTAGCAGATTATGCATTGACGCCAGATGTCGCAATCGTCGATCCTCAATTCGTCATGTCAGTTCCAGCATCTGTCACAGCAGATACCGGGATGGATGTGTTAACACATGCAATCGAATCCTATGTTTCAGTCATGGCTTCAGATTATACACGTGGATTGAGCCTACAAGCAATCAAGTTAGTCTTTGACTATTTAGAAAAATCAGTAAAAACACCTGATATGGAATCACGTGAAAAAATGCACAACGCTTCTACAATGGCTGGTATGGCGTTTGCTAACGCATTCCTAGGTATTTGTCACTCAGTCGCACATAAAATCGGCGGGGAATACGGGATCCCTCATGGACGGACAAATGCGATTCTTTTACCGCATATTATCCGCTATAATGCAAAAGATCCACAAAAACATGCGATGTTCCCTAAATATGACTATTTCCGTGCAGATACAGATTACGCAGATATCGCAAAATTCTTAGGTCTGAAAGGCGAAACAACAGAGGAATTAGTCGAAGCTTTAGCAACGGCTGTTTATGAATTAGGAAAATCTGTCGGCATCAACATGAGTCTAAAAGCTCAAGGAGTCACACAAGAAACACTAGATACAACCGTAGACCGTATGGCTGAATTAGCTTACGAAGACCAATGTACGACAGCTAATCCGAAAGAACCATTGATCTCTGAATTGAAACAGATCATCATTGATGCTTACAACGGATAAGCAAAAGAAAGCGTAGAAAAAAGATAAGAAAATAGATGAAAAAGAACTTGGAAAACGTTGTTTCTCCAAGTTCTTTTTTTAATTTCCAAGTAACTGAAAGTTACTTTTGTTATTTAACATTTAGGTCAATTTTAGACAGTTTTTGTTCAAAAAGCGATATTTATAGTGGACGGTATTACTGCTATATTAAGGATATAAAATGAAAGCGTTTAAAAAGGTGGCGTAAAGATGATTATTAAAGAAGAGATTTTTGTACCTAAAGAATTAGTGAAAGAAAAAATTGACCTGCTCGTTGAAAACCTGACAACGATCAAAGACGATAATGGTGAATTTTTGTTGGACTTTGATGGACTGAAAGTAGATGACAAAAGCTGGACAGTGTGGAATTGGCCACAAGGTGTCGGTCTATATGGTATTTATAAAAATTACCAGATGACAAAAAATCCTCGCGCTTATCAAGTGGTCAATGAATGGTTTGAGGATCGTATGGAAGAAGGCGCTCCGCCCAAAAACGTCAATACAATGGCACCGCTATTGACTATGGCTTACTTGTATGAAGACACGAAAGATTCACGCTATTTGCCTTATTTAGAACAATGGGCAGAATGGGTCATGAATGACATGCCTCGGACAAATGAAGACGGGTTACAGCATGCCACATATGGACCGGAAAATAAGAATCAGTTGTGGGACGATACATTGATGATGACAGTGCTTCCTTTGGCAAAAATCGGGAAATTGTTGAATCGCCCAGAATATTTAGAAGAAGCTCGTTACCAGTTTATGATCCATATCAAATACTTGATGGATAAACGAACAGGATTGTGGTATCACGGCTGGACGTTTGAAGGAAATCATAACTATGCCGAAGCATTTTGGGCTCGTGGAAACTGCTGGTTGACGATTGCTATTCCAGAGATCATTGAAATCTTAGAATTATCGAAAGAAGATGCATTGCGCAAATTATTGATCGAAACACTTGAAGCACAAGTGCGTGCATTAAAAACTTATCAGTCTGAAAGCGGTT is from Enterococcus faecium and encodes:
- a CDS encoding DUF975 family protein, giving the protein MQSSAELKRQAKESLKGRWGQAVLLNLIPTLIGIAAILLIMIPIILFATTIYDGSASVSDATTSGGGSSGGGGGIISSIISALFMSGISWTYLDILRGQKDQIEPFKDAFRGFKGLFIGGVIGLAVLISIFTTLWGLLLVIPGIIKSYSYSQSYFIYYDIVQETGQTPKVLDTITASRKLMDGYKGQLFWLDLSFIGWHILALATAGIGYLWLSPYISATKAAFYEQLPKDI
- the tgt gene encoding tRNA guanosine(34) transglycosylase Tgt, translated to MTQPAIRYRLIKKEKHTGARLGELITPHGTFPTPMFMPVGTLATVKTMSPEELKEMGAGVILSNTYHLWLRPGEDLVEEAGGLHKFMNWDQPILTDSGGFQVFSLSDMRNIEEEGVHFKNHLNGSRMFLSPEKAINIQNKLGSDIMMSFDECPPFDESYDYVKKSVERTSRWAERGLKAHANPDRQGLFGIIQGAGFEDLRRQSAKDLVGMDFPGYSIGGLSVGEPKSEMNRVLEFTTPLIPENKPRYLMGVGAADSLIDGVIRGVDMFDCVLPTRIARNGTCMTSQGRLVVKNAKYAHDFRPIDEKCDCYTCKNYTRAYIRHLIKCDETFGIRLTSYHNLYFLLNLMKQVRQAIMDDNLLEFREAFFEEYGFNKENAKSF
- the yajC gene encoding preprotein translocase subunit YajC, whose protein sequence is MGTLPMLVMFIALLAMWFFMSRSQKKQQQERQNLLDSMKPGDSVVTIGGLHGVVSEIDNDKRTVVLDCEGIFLEYDRAAIKTVKPGTVVTNDATTTVETTEEPAETVEVKTETTETLEETEEKEEK
- the adhE gene encoding bifunctional acetaldehyde-CoA/alcohol dehydrogenase, whose protein sequence is MAKVMEKEKTKTIDVQAMIDDLAEKANAALKEMESFDQEKVDHIVHEMAMAALDQHMPLAKMAVEETGRGVYEDKAIKNMYASEYIWHNIKHDKTVGVINEDVQKGLIEIAEPVGVVCGVTPTTNPTSTTIFKSMIALKTRNPIVFAFHPSAQKSSAEAARVVRDAAIAAGAPENCIQWIEHPSIEATSMLMNHPGIAIVLATGGAGMVKSAYSTGKPALGVGPGNVPAYIEKTAKIKRAVNDLIVSKTFDNGMICASEQAVIVDKEIYAAVKAEFQAHQVYIVKPDELQKLEDAVMNEGKYAVNPSIVGHSAMEIAKLAGISVPKGTKMLIAELEGVGPDYPLSREKLSPVLAMIKANNTDHAFDLCEGMLNLGGLGHTAVIHSENEELHVKFGLRMKACRILVNTPSAEGGIGDIYNEMIPSLTLGCGSYGKNSVSRNVSAVNLINVKTVAKRRNNMQWFKLPPKIFFEKNSLLYLEKMENVERVMIVCDPGMVQFGYCDTVREVLARRKNDVKIEVFSDVEPNPSTNTVYAGTKLMADFKPDTVIALGGGSAMDAAKGMWMFYEHPDTSFFGAKQKFLDIRKRTYKIDKPEKTQFVCIPTTSGTGSEVTPFAVITDSETHVKYPLADYALTPDVAIVDPQFVMSVPASVTADTGMDVLTHAIESYVSVMASDYTRGLSLQAIKLVFDYLEKSVKTPDMESREKMHNASTMAGMAFANAFLGICHSVAHKIGGEYGIPHGRTNAILLPHIIRYNAKDPQKHAMFPKYDYFRADTDYADIAKFLGLKGETTEELVEALATAVYELGKSVGINMSLKAQGVTQETLDTTVDRMAELAYEDQCTTANPKEPLISELKQIIIDAYNG
- a CDS encoding glycoside hydrolase family 88/105 protein, which gives rise to MIIKEEIFVPKELVKEKIDLLVENLTTIKDDNGEFLLDFDGLKVDDKSWTVWNWPQGVGLYGIYKNYQMTKNPRAYQVVNEWFEDRMEEGAPPKNVNTMAPLLTMAYLYEDTKDSRYLPYLEQWAEWVMNDMPRTNEDGLQHATYGPENKNQLWDDTLMMTVLPLAKIGKLLNRPEYLEEARYQFMIHIKYLMDKRTGLWYHGWTFEGNHNYAEAFWARGNCWLTIAIPEIIEILELSKEDALRKLLIETLEAQVRALKTYQSESGLWHTLLDDPSSYVESSATAGFAYGILKAVHKRYLPQEYKEVAYRAIQGLLEQIDEKGEVQNVSIGTGMGDSLDFYRNIGITAMPYGQSLTVLCLTELLVSYC